Proteins encoded within one genomic window of Phycisphaerae bacterium:
- a CDS encoding DUF433 domain-containing protein, translating to MSGVCPERGEKVSLEDVAIWHERMGKSTDEIANEYDLTLAEVYAALAYYFVHRDEIDQSIEDGESFVTTVKQSRPSKLRAKLS from the coding sequence GTGTCCGGCGTCTGCCCGGAGCGCGGAGAGAAGGTCAGCCTGGAAGATGTGGCCATCTGGCACGAACGGATGGGCAAGAGCACCGATGAGATCGCCAACGAATACGACCTGACCCTCGCTGAGGTGTACGCCGCCCTGGCCTACTATTTCGTCCACCGAGACGAGATTGACCAATCCATCGAGGATGGCGAGAGCTTCGTTACTACCGTCAAACAATCGAGACCTTCCAAGCTCCGCGCCAAGCTGAGTTGA